Within the Malus sylvestris chromosome 4, drMalSylv7.2, whole genome shotgun sequence genome, the region ATCAATTGGCTGCTTCCGGGACTCTGCTCGTCTTTCCTGCAGCATGTTCTTAAGCATTCTCATTGCACTTTTCCTACCCTGAGAAATTTTTGATTGTCAAAACCAAGATAATAAATTAGATACTAGAATCTAGAATGCTTTCACTATTAAACTATTTCGTACTTGAACCGTTTAAATTTTTGTGGCTAATTAAATGCAACAAACAAGTGTTATGGTGCAAAAGAAATATGTTTACCACTAAACACTTGTGATAAGATGTTCCAGGGATGTCCATAGGAAAGGAGATCAATCCTTGTATGAACGCAACGAAGTTTTCCCGTAAGTTCTCCGAGGACTTATTTGACTCATAACTAATAAGTTTCTTTGCAGTGAGATCAAATATCATCTGCAAACACCAAAGATAATCAGACTCAAAAGTTCAAACAAGACACTAAGTTTTAGTGAATGCTAAGTCAAAAAGAAGAAAGGTTATCAGAAAAATACGCTTGCAATTGAGTCTTTTAATTCTGTACTGTCCTGAGATGACCATTGTTGTAACCTGCTAAGTGCTGCCTGTTCAATTTCCGGGATCATTTTCTTAAGGCTTTCAGGGCCAAAGAGATGCAGGACCATGTTCTTGAGGTATTTGTACATGACCCCATGCAAGGAGCCAACATTTTGTCTGCCAAAAATCTCTGTGAATGTATCTGGATACCAACTTTGGAACAAATTTCCCTCTTGTTGGAACACAAAGTAATTGAGATCCGGGTCAGTTGATACGATAATTGGCCTTCCCACCAAATTACTCCTGAAAATTGGTCCATATCTGGAAACAGAAAAATTCAGAATGCATGTTAAAAATatgaaagagaaaagagagtcgAAGATTGCAAGAGGCAATGATTTTCACGCTCTCAGTTTCTCCTGCCCTACACTCATTGTTTTCCATTGATtctcatttgatttattcaattctgAGACTAGAAACAAGGAGAAGAGTACAGAAGGAGAAAAAAGGGAGCGCGCAAATCATTTCCCGCACAAATTATCACAAATTTCACCTTTCCATTCTTTCCTTGATGAAGGGAGGAATATCAGAAGAGGTGTTGGGAGTGAAGAATTGTAAAGTTTCCCCAAGTAGTGGCAATCCCATTGAGCCTGGTGGAAGTTTGCCATTGCATTTGGGATTTCTCCACCTATAAACCCAATGTGTAATGCTTATAACAACCAATGCTGTAATGCACAAAGCCCACATCTTTTCAAACTCTCACTTCTACTTCAGCTTCAAGAGATCTTGAAGTGAAGAATTAACAACAGATTTTTATGCTGCTGCAAACACTTGATTTTTTACAGAAGAGGGGAAAAAATGGACAGCTTGAGATTGCTTGAAATGAAAGAATGGACAGACAGGAAGAAAAGGAAGTGCTGGCATGTATCTGATTAGGAGATCTTCTTAAATAGAAGATATTTTCTCATGCAACTAAGTTTAGTCTTAGTAACGTCACTATCAATTAAACGCTTTCCAAGTATTCAAAAAGAGCATAAAAACCAGTCATCAACTAGTCAGAAATATTAGTAATATTACATTCCAGCTTTCTTTTGTATGGTAAAGTTGGTTGCTCAATTATATATTGGTTGAagatagaataaatatttatggATTAATTCTGTCTAGAGAATACTTATTACCCTTTGTCAACCCCCTCTATAGAAATTTGATTAAAGATTAAGCGTTGCATGACCATGAACCTCACAGGatgcttcctctctctctctctctctctctctctctctctcaatgatTTGAGGTTATTGATAGGCCAGAATTCAGGCCATTTTTAAGGAGATTTTACAGGAACAGGACAGTTCCCTAGATTTTGAGTAGATAGAGGTTCACAGCATGTGTCTCTAATGGGTTTTACCAATATCTGAAATCTTATCAAATATCAATGCTAAATATGATACAATATCTATGTGACGTTGcagtttcattttctttgtttcttaatttgtttgttaGAATAAGATCTCTCCCTAGATATTTGCCTGATGGATCATACTAATACTAGCAAATATCAAACCCTCATTAATCTTAATGCATACATCAATGGTGATCTCAAATGTATTCAATCTTAACGCATATATCAGTTGTGATCTCAAATATTGCTACTACCACTTGTGATTTTGTATGCATTTGCTTATTTGGTCTTAATAATGTCTATCTAGCATACCGACAGAAAGTATgtgtgaaaatttttatttttgtttttaaagtagAAGGAGAGACCAAGAAAGTgagagagaatgtgggagtaGGGAGCGAgctttaaagttttattttttattttttattttttccatttttcattttttttatttttattttattttatcagaTATATATTAAAATCACATGTAAATGAGGTTTTgaaaaaaccaacaaaattttgtttgtgTGAAGTTACATTTCTGtctatatttcttattcatattcaattttaattagagggttaaattgataatttcatatgattttggttgacaacGAGGAtactattaatatgtagtttagttAATGCCTAATTTGATCTTAATAATGCCTAATTTGGACTTAGTAATGCCTAATTTGGTTTAGTAGCCCAACCTGTAGTATATTTGACCTAATTTGGTCTTAATAATGCTAATAATTTACCGTCTAATCTTGATAAACATCCTCTATATAAATATTAAGGTCCAAGTTTATTAGTGTTGATGCCAAAATTTTGACCAATGTAAAGTGTGCTGACTCTGCTAGGAGAAAGCCATGAGTACCGGTGTTATACCAGTtcaaggagaaatttttcagtgtgactgtCACATAAGATGGTTCTTCATGTGtatttatataaatggtggaatatatgtgttaaaaggttaattacttaaaaattaaaattttccaccacttacataaaaacacgtggtgtaccatccgtgtTCCTGTCACAACAAAAAATTTCTCCAGTCCAAGAGCTTCTGATGCTTGATAGTGACACGGGTCCCTAATTAGTTGGTTCCATGACTGGTAACAAAGGAGACCTCTCATTTGTTACGAGGATAACCAATTAATGCTCGTCACGTAAATTGGTACTCTTTGGTCATCGGCAGTTTCCATATCGAGCATTTGTCAATCTTCCTACCCGTCGGCGATGTTGGACGATCTGTCTGCACAAGGAAATTGTTGTCGATTGACGAACGTCATTTACCTACATGCACCCAAGGCCCTTCGGTGGACATTGATACGTGGATCCTGAGTTGAATCAATAGAATAACGAATAGTCGATATTTATAAACAAACCGTATAAATAAACTATGCACCGCTTACAATTTATTATATCATTATTGTAATCACAAATAACTTGTAACTCAAGTAATTAAAAACATTTATCTTACACTCGAGGTCTTAAGTTATAATCCTCCTCCCCAGCTTTTATCAAGGGGAACAGAATGATTATGTTAGCCAAATATGGACACTAGCGTAAATTTTGGGTAGAAACTTGCATAATCTTTAAGAGTAGGCATGCTAATTTGACTGCATTGACCCATTTGGACACATAGAGCACCGCCCCCATTGAGCCACGGACTGAACGGGATGCAACAACTGCAACCACAAATGTAGGTGTAGGTCACTGTACGTGGATCATGATCCACAATGATAAGCAGTATCATTATATATAATACGAGTAGTCCAATCAGTCACCATACCACAGGAGAAGGCAATTTTCACATGTACATCAATTAAACATATTAGGCTATGCTTAGGGCTTAGTTAGAAAGCATAAGGATGGAGATCCTCCAACTTTGACTGCAGGTGATTGTTATTTTTTTGACTAGTTTTAAACTCATTCAACCATCTCAAAACCCTACTCAGAAAATATTATATTTGCATACAATACAAATATAGGATGACACAGATTACTTAActacttttgttttttatgaagaTAAGTTAACTACTTAAGGCTTGGAAAGCTTGCTCAAGATTCATAATCTATCGATATCTATCAAGTTAATTACTTGTTAACCAAccgagtaatgctagggagacatATAtttagggatgtgatatccacatatcctattttacttctcatataCCCCTtgatgtccgttgatcttcttcaattcatccgatctgatggccgaaaattaaaaaagtgtgtgagaagtataATAGGGTGTGTGAATATTACATCCCTATATTTATACCAAATTGTTGTACTATATGATGTGACAaataattcatacaaccaacaTTCAATcatataaattcattaattgacgTAACATGTACAAATCAGTTGCCAAATCAAATCGTACATTAATGTGGTGCAAAAATGTAGTCTCTAGTattttcttaataaaaaaattgttaaatatCCATTATAACCTTTGCAATCATAGGAGTTTTAATATTTGTGTTACAAATCAAGACTATTATAGTAATTCAAGTTGCAAGAGTTTTAATAggctaaattttaattttacacTCAGCTTTCTCTATTTTACTCCCTAGCTTTTCTCACGTATATTCTCCTTTACTGCAATTCTTCCTAAACATAGGTATAGTCTAGGTAGAGATTGTTAATATTATTAATGATAGCTGACGATCTCTTAGacctttaaacttttttttagttttcttttcaatttgtttgatttattttccttatgcatagcgaaattcaaatttaaaaccTCAAAATACACGAGTAAATATTTCTATAAGGAATTGACCTAAAAGGCTGTTTCTTCAATTCTTTGTTATTGTTTGAaatggaaaatgaaaatgatCACGATTGGGGGACTTGGATCTGATAGTGGGAAAACaaagagtaggattctctctcctcctattctcattctcttccctctcattctctcacacattgttttttgtcttattgtctttataaaaaaaatcaatataagatgttgacgtgacttaactgtgaccgttcaaataagaggggagagaagtacagagagattaggaggggaAAACAATCCAAAGGGTCCACATCTAGAGATCTCCTATGTTTAGTTTCAATTATCTTAGATCTGGTGGTGGGAAAGGGTCCACGTCTAGAGATCTCCTATGTTTAGTTTCAATTATCTTTGTTGACTTCGCCGCCCTCATTTTGTCTACCAGTTGGAAGGTGTATGATCTCAGTTTGTCTACCAGTGGACGGTGTATGAAGATCCATATGGTTGGTTTATAATTACGGGGTGGCACTACTTTGTGAGGTGTCATTAAACATCAACCCTAGAAAACATTTACAGCAAAAATTTTACCTAAAAATTGATTCTTTGAATTGAAGTATAGTACTCTCTTCTCAAACAACTTGACGTGTTATGTGAGTATACAATCGAATAAGGgaaatattttcttttcatagtataatataatttaaaatactagtcaaaatatttattttaaatcatcaataaataaaataaattttacttCAATAATGTATCGGATCAAATTAACAGTGTAACAAGATAACTTGATTCTATGTGCTGAAAGAGTTTAGGAGCAAATTATTTGTTACTTGGTGAATGGGTTTCGAGTTACTCGAGAAGGAGAAGATTGAGGAGAAAGTTGTTTCTATCTATAAGGTGCGCATTGGGAATGTACTATGAATTAAAACTATAAGCAACAAGTaaatagtagtagtagtagtcaAAATGACTAAACCGCTTTTTACTGTTTATTCCTCAGCATCTTCCCTAAATTATGACACGACTATCAAACCCTTTCCAGAAAAGACTTAAGTCCTAAGGACATCAATTATATAGGTAGAACTGTTGTAGCCAAGTTTACCAACACAAAtacattcttcttttttttattattacaaGTCATACTACTACTCTAAACTATgataaagaaaagagagaagattTTTAATCTAGCAATGCGTTGAAGTGAAAAACCCTACTCACCACTTGTGAGTACATTTGTTACtgtaaagattattgtttttaaGTATGTAATTTTGGTTCTACAACATTAGGCAGATATTAGGAATACCATAATTTTGTATGTATCACCTAATGTGGCAGaagtttattttattgaatGTTAATTGTATGCATCATTTGTCAAATGTCATTTGGTACAAATATACGTCTCCCTAACAATACTCTTTTGTGTAATTCTGGCCAAAATTATTCAATCATATCCAAGAGATTAAAGTTAATTCTTCAACCAGATAGTGTTCAACCAAACATACAACACATTAACTAGAGACATAAAACTAATTATATGTCGTCACCCTTTTAATAGAGATGGGCCTCACGTTGTGACCTACCTAGACATATGACCTCCCTTGTATTAgaaaatttttttttgccagGAATGTGATCAAGAATGGGGTCAGTTTTATAAATAGCATTACTCAGAGATTTAATAAGACACACGTATATACGAtcatattgtgtgtgtgtgtgtgtgtgtgtattatgtTCCAACTTGTGCCCTCAAGTTGCCTTGTACACTGGTACGTATCATGTGTTAatgatttgatgatatatgTAAGCAAAAAACCAGTTAGATAGAGAAGAACTAAGAATAAGTTGATACATGGAGAATTAATTAAGGTACCTGGTTAGCTTCTTTGTTTCTTCGTCATTGGAAAGTGACGATTAATATTGTAAATGCATGCATGTGTATACACATGGTTAGCAAATATACGTATCGTACATGCATGTTTGTACATAATTCCTGAATCGTGTACCAATAATCTGGCATTAGTAAATTAATGACAGCTTAAGGGCtaatttggtattgctgtgatttaaaataaataaaataaaaaaattaaaaaaaaactgttcaTACTGTGTTGTGAAAATAAACAGttataaaataaagttgttgagtgtttagtaaatttttttgtaaaattgtttttaaccaaaagaaaaagtcTAAGTGATTggtaaatttttatataaattgttatgcatatgttaaatgactaaaaattatATGGTATTTAAggtgatataataattgtcaaactcaataatgtaagggaaaaattgtaattttgtaaaatatgtgaGGGTATACTtgctatttgaaattttattaaatggACATTGATTACTATGCTTTGAGGAAAAAAAAGTAGCTTTTATTAGGGTTTAGGGATATTGATGCTTTTCTATGTTTTTCTACTGtctttgacaaattttttttttttaaaagcactttttttattttaactaaACACATTTGATGTTCTAGATTTTTTAATAGCTATTTTTTAAAAAACGCTACAATCTCAAACCAGCACTAAGATTTGCATCAATTTTTCTTATGGAAATGAATAATGCGGAAGACCATCaatttaaactatattttgtAAGACATATGACTTAGTCC harbors:
- the LOC126619693 gene encoding cytochrome P450 87A3; the protein is MWALCITALVVISITHWVYRWRNPKCNGKLPPGSMGLPLLGETLQFFTPNTSSDIPPFIKERMERYGPIFRSNLVGRPIIVSTDPDLNYFVFQQEGNLFQSWYPDTFTEIFGRQNVGSLHGVMYKYLKNMVLHLFGPESLKKMIPEIEQAALSRLQQWSSQDSTELKDSIASMIFDLTAKKLISYESNKSSENLRENFVAFIQGLISFPMDIPGTSYHKCLVGRKSAMRMLKNMLQERRAESRKQPIDFFDYVLEELKKEGTILTEGIALDLMFVLLFASFETTSLAITLAMKFLTDHPLVLKQLTEEHEMILKQRENSDSGLTWKEYKSMKFTFQVISETVRLANIVPGIFRKAVREIKFKGYTIPAGWAVMVCPPAVHLNPAKYENPVAFNPCRWEGVEVCNASKHFMAFGGGMRFCVGTEFTKVQMAVFLHCLVTKCRWEPIKGGDIVRTPGLQFPNGFHAKIMEKEKQATEKNT